A region from the Arcanobacterium buesumense genome encodes:
- the rplI gene encoding 50S ribosomal protein L9: MKIILTHEVEKLGGAGEVVTVKDGYARNFLIPRGYATVWTKGAQRQIDQIAESRRKRATEDIEQAREIREALEATVLTITKTAGANGRLFGAVTTADVAVAASDVAGKPVDRRSVNLHTNIKSVGEYSGQIKLHTEVVASIKIAVIAA, translated from the coding sequence ATGAAGATTATCCTCACTCACGAAGTTGAGAAGCTAGGTGGCGCTGGTGAAGTTGTCACCGTTAAGGATGGTTACGCTCGTAACTTCCTCATCCCACGTGGTTACGCCACAGTGTGGACGAAGGGCGCCCAGCGTCAGATTGATCAGATCGCCGAGTCACGCCGTAAGCGGGCGACTGAAGATATTGAGCAGGCTCGCGAGATCCGCGAAGCTCTCGAAGCTACCGTTTTGACCATCACCAAGACTGCTGGTGCAAACGGCCGTCTCTTCGGTGCTGTGACAACTGCTGATGTTGCTGTTGCAGCATCCGACGTTGCCGGCAAGCCAGTTGATCGCCGCTCGGTCAACCTGCACACCAACATTAAGTCTGTTGGTGAATACAGTGGTCAGATCAAGCTTCATACTGAGGTTGTAGCTAGTATTAAGATCGCTGTTATTGCCGCGTAA
- a CDS encoding transglycosylase domain-containing protein produces MTSKKKAKRVRKHGWNYPRAGLGPVRRWMPSWRFILGTFFTSIALGLGAFVGLYVAIDVPEPDDFALAQATDVYYADGSQKLGTFAEADRKSMELTQISPYVQHAVIASEDRRFYENNGIDPKGILRALWNNIQGQPTQGGSTLTQQYAERYYTGQNSSLTGKVREAILAIKIDREQSKDQILNSYLNTIYFGRGAYGIESAAQKYFGVSAQDITLGQAAVLAAVIPAPSAWDPAVDPDTAKVKFDRVLRRMVEDEWITQEEADATQFPETLDPATSQSDLSGTKGYLLQEVRQELVRDAGFTEEQIDRGGYTITTTIDPVKQQAAVDAVNGLPEDRPDNNQIGLMSVDPATGETVAMYGGRDFGVRQRNSATQDRAQAGSVFKIFGIAAAMKAGIPPYQTYASPSPYTLPGTDITFNNFANIGYGQLSLRDMAAYSVNTGFIQLNEKIGPSATAKMAVDLGLPKDLVGLDNNVGNILGSAAPTAKEMARALATLANGGKRLHAVHIVREVKDSNGNVIYRGNTASEQVISTEVATLTSHVLQGGIASYGTAAKLSVLHRDIAAKTGTSTGPRSAWVATFTPDLVTVVDMYQVGEDGSEEELTPFGGIKLISGSSWPTQVALDYLQVAFEGMDKVKFPDAQKIIDRKYPRPKPVEEEKEEEKAPVEEEVPAPVPAPAPAPVEPPSSDVEGQQPGPQVPGDDGGVPAPQPPGQENQ; encoded by the coding sequence GTGACTTCGAAGAAAAAAGCTAAGCGGGTACGTAAACATGGCTGGAACTATCCTCGTGCGGGACTTGGTCCAGTGCGGCGTTGGATGCCGTCGTGGCGATTTATTCTAGGTACGTTCTTCACCTCGATTGCGTTGGGGCTGGGCGCTTTTGTGGGCTTATATGTGGCCATTGATGTGCCTGAACCTGATGATTTTGCGTTAGCGCAAGCCACGGATGTTTATTATGCAGATGGATCGCAGAAGCTGGGAACATTTGCGGAAGCAGATCGTAAATCGATGGAGTTGACGCAGATTTCTCCGTATGTGCAACATGCGGTGATTGCTTCTGAAGATCGGCGATTTTATGAGAATAACGGAATTGATCCGAAGGGTATTTTGCGGGCCTTGTGGAATAACATTCAAGGTCAGCCTACCCAAGGCGGTTCCACGTTAACTCAACAGTATGCGGAGCGTTACTATACTGGGCAAAACTCCTCGCTTACCGGCAAGGTTCGGGAAGCTATTTTGGCGATTAAAATTGATCGGGAGCAATCGAAGGATCAGATTCTTAATAGCTATTTGAATACGATTTATTTTGGTCGTGGGGCGTATGGAATTGAGTCGGCAGCGCAAAAATATTTTGGTGTATCGGCACAAGATATAACGTTGGGGCAAGCGGCAGTATTAGCTGCTGTTATTCCGGCCCCGTCCGCGTGGGATCCAGCGGTTGATCCGGATACTGCAAAGGTGAAGTTTGACCGGGTTTTGCGCCGGATGGTGGAAGATGAGTGGATTACTCAAGAAGAAGCTGATGCTACCCAGTTCCCAGAAACGTTAGATCCTGCAACGAGCCAGTCGGATTTGAGTGGCACTAAGGGTTATTTGTTGCAAGAAGTGCGCCAGGAACTGGTGCGTGATGCGGGGTTTACTGAGGAACAGATTGATCGTGGCGGTTATACGATTACGACGACGATTGATCCGGTTAAGCAGCAAGCTGCGGTGGATGCGGTTAATGGGCTACCAGAAGATCGGCCAGATAATAACCAGATAGGGTTGATGTCGGTTGATCCAGCTACTGGGGAAACAGTGGCAATGTATGGTGGCCGGGATTTTGGTGTTCGCCAGCGTAATAGTGCTACTCAGGATCGGGCCCAAGCTGGTTCGGTGTTTAAGATTTTTGGTATTGCGGCAGCAATGAAGGCTGGTATTCCGCCGTATCAGACGTATGCTTCGCCGTCGCCTTATACGCTTCCAGGTACGGATATTACGTTTAATAATTTTGCCAATATTGGTTATGGTCAGTTGAGTTTGCGTGACATGGCGGCGTATTCGGTTAATACTGGATTTATTCAGCTCAATGAGAAGATTGGACCGTCTGCTACTGCGAAGATGGCTGTTGATTTGGGCTTACCGAAGGATTTGGTGGGCTTGGACAATAATGTGGGTAATATTTTAGGTTCAGCCGCGCCGACGGCGAAGGAGATGGCGCGGGCGTTAGCTACGTTAGCTAATGGCGGTAAGCGGCTTCATGCGGTTCATATTGTGCGTGAAGTTAAAGATAGTAATGGCAACGTGATTTATCGTGGGAATACGGCTAGTGAGCAAGTTATTTCAACTGAGGTTGCAACGTTAACGTCTCATGTTTTACAAGGTGGTATCGCTTCGTATGGGACAGCCGCGAAACTTTCGGTGTTACATCGTGATATTGCGGCGAAAACTGGTACGTCGACAGGGCCGCGTTCAGCTTGGGTTGCTACGTTTACCCCGGACTTGGTGACGGTTGTTGATATGTATCAGGTGGGCGAAGATGGTAGTGAAGAAGAGCTAACACCATTTGGTGGTATCAAGTTAATTTCAGGTTCGAGTTGGCCTACCCAGGTTGCGTTGGATTATTTGCAGGTGGCATTTGAGGGGATGGATAAGGTGAAGTTCCCCGATGCGCAGAAGATTATTGATCGGAAGTATCCGCGTCCGAAACCGGTTGAAGAGGAAAAAGAAGAAGAAAAAGCGCCGGTTGAAGAAGAAGTACCTGCGCCAGTGCCGGCTCCAGCACCAGCACCGGTTGAGCCACCAAGCTCAGATGTTGAGGGGCAGCAACCAGGCCCACAAGTACCTGGTGATGATGGCGGTGTTCCGGCTCCGCAGCCGCCGGGTCAGGAAAATCAGTAA
- a CDS encoding NUDIX hydrolase: protein MSRKYPAPPPNGPRRTHSARRAPLPIVNETSAGGVIVSVREGRAYIAVIARRNRAGRLEWCLPKGHLEGTETAEQAAVREVSEETGITGRVLRHLASIDYWFSGHDRRVHKVVHHFLLEALHGTLTVENDPDHEAELVEWVRMDRVTNRLAYPNERRIVSIARELLEKK from the coding sequence ATGTCGCGAAAATATCCGGCTCCGCCGCCAAACGGACCGCGCCGAACCCACTCAGCGCGGCGTGCACCCCTGCCCATAGTGAACGAAACCTCCGCCGGGGGAGTCATTGTATCCGTACGTGAAGGACGTGCATATATCGCCGTTATCGCACGCCGAAACCGAGCCGGGCGCCTCGAATGGTGCCTTCCAAAAGGACACCTTGAAGGAACCGAAACTGCCGAACAAGCAGCCGTTCGCGAAGTGAGTGAAGAAACCGGAATCACCGGACGTGTTTTACGCCACCTTGCCTCTATCGACTACTGGTTCTCTGGCCATGATCGCCGAGTACACAAAGTCGTCCATCATTTCCTTCTCGAAGCCCTCCACGGCACACTTACCGTAGAAAACGATCCAGACCACGAAGCCGAACTCGTCGAATGGGTACGCATGGACCGTGTCACCAACCGTCTTGCCTACCCCAACGAACGGCGCATCGTCAGCATTGCACGCGAACTCCTGGAGAAAAAATGA
- a CDS encoding single-stranded DNA-binding protein, with product MAGEPIITVVGNLTADPELKYVGSGTPVASFTVASTPRNLNRQTNEWEDGEAMFIRCSVWREYAENVTESLSKGMRVVVTGKLQVRNYQRQDGSQGTSIEMQVDEVGPSLRYATAQVTRSQGGGNRGGFNQGGYNQGGAPQQGRASYDAPAGGSAYDPWGQAPAGGSSFDDAPPF from the coding sequence ATGGCAGGCGAACCGATTATCACCGTCGTCGGAAATCTCACCGCAGATCCGGAACTAAAGTACGTTGGCTCGGGTACGCCGGTTGCCTCGTTTACCGTGGCATCTACTCCGCGTAACCTGAACCGGCAAACAAACGAATGGGAAGATGGTGAAGCCATGTTCATTCGTTGTTCTGTTTGGCGCGAATATGCGGAAAACGTTACCGAATCGCTCTCGAAGGGGATGCGGGTTGTGGTAACTGGCAAACTTCAGGTACGTAACTATCAGCGTCAAGATGGATCGCAAGGGACATCGATTGAGATGCAGGTAGATGAAGTAGGGCCATCGTTGCGTTATGCCACTGCACAAGTGACTCGTTCACAAGGTGGCGGTAATCGTGGCGGATTCAATCAAGGTGGATATAACCAGGGAGGTGCCCCGCAACAGGGCCGCGCTTCCTACGATGCTCCGGCCGGCGGATCGGCTTACGATCCGTGGGGTCAGGCACCAGCTGGTGGCTCGTCGTTTGACGATGCGCCGCCGTTCTAA
- a CDS encoding MFS transporter, translating to MIATLQRMLPYPIFRRLLLVRLISQIADGLFQAGVATLVLFSPYHAAQPLDVALAFAVMLLPFTLLVPFVGPLLDRWNRRHILLLGNLVRAVVIGLIALGVLLAPGSPIVFVGALVTLGINRFILAALSAGLPHTLPSRLLVVANSLIPTIGSFAALCGALIGLVLSTTLTVSPWQHVTSLILAALCCLGASLTAGTMSRESLGPDEVKLWNFWEVIGQLRAGISHLIERRTPALVLGVMTIQRFIYGISLMMVLLMSRNMLAQPADLSSGIAVFGVVMAMFFVGSAVAIVATPFAHRKMSSHSWIIVCLLLGVVAQLILAISYRMPVVMCVFGILGLSIQGTKITIDTIVQRDTGDIFRGRAFSLYDMLFNAAFVAAFLCGAAVLPVTGWSVVVCVVCAAGYGAVGFSYAIAVLCLSGSRCVLAQ from the coding sequence ATGATAGCGACACTGCAACGTATGTTGCCGTATCCAATTTTTCGCCGTCTGTTATTAGTTCGTCTCATTTCTCAAATAGCTGATGGGCTTTTCCAGGCGGGAGTGGCAACACTTGTGTTGTTTAGCCCCTATCATGCTGCGCAACCGTTGGATGTAGCTTTAGCCTTTGCTGTGATGTTATTGCCTTTTACGTTGTTGGTGCCGTTTGTTGGTCCGTTGTTGGATCGGTGGAATCGTCGCCACATTCTTTTACTGGGTAATCTTGTTCGTGCCGTGGTGATAGGACTGATTGCGCTAGGCGTGTTGTTAGCGCCGGGTAGTCCGATTGTTTTTGTTGGTGCTTTGGTGACATTGGGAATTAACCGATTTATTTTGGCGGCGCTCTCAGCTGGTTTACCGCACACATTGCCATCGCGGTTATTAGTTGTTGCTAATTCTCTTATTCCGACGATTGGTTCGTTCGCGGCGCTTTGTGGAGCGTTGATTGGACTAGTGTTATCAACGACGCTCACAGTTAGCCCGTGGCAACATGTCACCTCGTTGATTCTTGCTGCTTTGTGTTGTTTAGGTGCTAGTTTGACGGCGGGGACGATGAGCCGTGAGAGCCTAGGTCCAGATGAGGTCAAACTCTGGAATTTCTGGGAGGTTATCGGGCAACTTAGGGCCGGTATTTCGCATCTTATCGAGCGCAGAACTCCAGCGTTGGTATTGGGTGTGATGACGATCCAACGCTTCATTTACGGTATTTCGTTGATGATGGTGTTACTGATGAGCCGAAATATGTTAGCTCAGCCAGCGGACCTATCATCGGGCATCGCAGTTTTTGGTGTGGTGATGGCAATGTTTTTTGTTGGCAGTGCTGTTGCGATTGTGGCGACGCCGTTTGCACACCGCAAGATGAGTTCTCATTCGTGGATTATTGTGTGTCTGCTTTTGGGTGTTGTTGCGCAGCTAATATTGGCAATAAGTTACCGTATGCCGGTGGTGATGTGTGTTTTTGGCATTCTCGGGTTAAGTATCCAAGGAACAAAAATAACGATTGACACTATTGTTCAACGCGATACTGGCGATATTTTTCGGGGCCGGGCGTTTTCGTTGTATGACATGCTTTTCAACGCTGCTTTTGTTGCTGCTTTTCTTTGTGGGGCGGCAGTTTTACCGGTAACTGGCTGGTCAGTTGTTGTTTGTGTGGTATGTGCCGCAGGTTATGGTGCTGTTGGTTTCAGTTATGCCATTGCGGTGCTTTGTTTATCGGGTTCGCGTTGTGTTTTGGCACAATAG
- a CDS encoding AI-2E family transporter: protein MSQQNHDDDGYVDSTADHEHNSESVVDIHTNGFMILSVLALTTIVGIGVHSVADVFTPLFLAFTVVLAVRPLGRFLMRWSFPAWLAALTTLVLTLAIIAGLLGMTVWSLTPVPDLVLAYSAKFEATMSGFLQWLQSQGLNTRDLASYANQINVNSIVSWTWSLVGGIFSFGGLLSIVAIAAFFLTIDTTVTRSRSKIINKDHWNMGEALRGFERRVRHYWIVTTVFGLVVAFVDGVVLEWMSIPLAWSWAYWAFITNYVPNIGFVIGVIPPMLIGLLDSGWQTMLWVFVAYTVINVVIQTLIQPKMTGDIVGLSPSVTFFSLIVWTSIVGMLGSILAVPLTLFFKALLVDSDPRTRWLDVYLISENEAARRRRDGYYDTQITPEDTVPDIINPLTELERKARMRYRPKLEAISRQLKRPSKKEG from the coding sequence GTGAGCCAACAGAACCATGATGATGACGGTTACGTCGATTCTACGGCTGACCATGAGCACAATAGTGAATCTGTTGTTGATATTCATACTAACGGGTTCATGATCCTGAGTGTTTTAGCATTAACGACGATTGTGGGTATTGGGGTACATTCAGTCGCTGATGTTTTCACCCCGCTCTTTTTGGCATTTACTGTGGTTTTAGCGGTTCGCCCTTTGGGACGGTTCTTGATGCGGTGGAGTTTCCCTGCCTGGTTGGCTGCTTTGACGACGCTGGTTTTAACATTGGCGATTATTGCTGGGTTATTAGGAATGACGGTGTGGTCATTGACGCCGGTTCCAGATCTGGTCTTGGCCTATTCGGCAAAGTTTGAAGCAACAATGAGCGGGTTTCTCCAATGGTTGCAGTCTCAGGGGCTGAATACTCGAGATTTGGCTTCTTATGCTAATCAGATCAATGTCAATTCGATTGTTTCATGGACGTGGAGTCTTGTTGGTGGCATTTTCTCTTTTGGTGGCTTGCTTTCTATTGTGGCAATCGCTGCGTTCTTTTTGACGATCGATACGACGGTGACGCGTTCGCGTTCGAAGATTATCAACAAAGACCATTGGAATATGGGTGAAGCACTTCGTGGTTTTGAACGCCGGGTTCGTCACTATTGGATTGTGACAACTGTTTTCGGTCTTGTTGTAGCTTTTGTTGACGGTGTGGTGTTGGAATGGATGAGTATTCCATTGGCATGGTCATGGGCTTACTGGGCTTTTATCACCAACTATGTGCCTAATATTGGTTTTGTTATCGGTGTTATTCCCCCTATGCTTATTGGTCTTTTGGATTCGGGTTGGCAAACCATGTTGTGGGTTTTTGTGGCCTATACGGTGATTAACGTAGTCATCCAGACGTTAATCCAGCCAAAGATGACTGGCGATATTGTGGGACTTTCGCCGTCTGTCACGTTCTTTTCTTTGATTGTGTGGACGTCAATTGTGGGGATGTTGGGGTCCATTCTTGCGGTTCCGTTAACATTGTTCTTTAAGGCGTTGTTAGTTGATTCTGATCCACGTACTCGTTGGCTTGACGTGTACTTGATATCGGAAAACGAGGCGGCGCGCCGTCGTCGAGATGGCTATTATGATACGCAAATCACTCCGGAAGATACCGTTCCCGATATTATTAATCCACTGACTGAACTCGAACGTAAGGCTCGGATGCGGTATCGTCCAAAACTTGAGGCGATTAGCCGTCAGTTGAAGCGACCGTCGAAGAAAGAAGGCTGA
- a CDS encoding CCA tRNA nucleotidyltransferase, with amino-acid sequence MTLSDSVFNSHTTTTDTDVNQRARLLTQAHKRLSELPAAILELGSIFARNGHELAMVGGPVRDALLGLPIHDYDFTTSARPDETERLLASWGGAHWDIGRDFGTIGASRDGLVVEVTTYRTEEYDAGSRKPGVHYGDSLEGDVTRRDFTVNAMAVRLPSLELADTTGGLDDLIAGVLRTPVSARQSFDDDPLRIMRAARFAAQLGFTVADDVRAAMSDMASRLEIVSVERIQAELHRLIISPFPRQGLELLVQTGVADVVFPELANLRDTVDEHGRHKDVYTHTLTVLDQAMALETDEEGPVPAPDFILRFAAIMHDIGKPATRRYEPDGTVTFHAHDIVGARMAAKRMKALRFDKATTKAVARLVELHLRFHGYGEQRWSDSAVRRYVTDAGDQLERLNRLTRADVTTGNKRKARWLAAGMDDLEQRIAELKEREEVDAIRPDLNGQQIMELLGLKPGPEVGQAYHFLLELRMEEGPLGPQEATKRLLAWWEDTNIEGK; translated from the coding sequence GTGACTTTAAGCGATTCTGTATTCAATTCTCATACGACGACGACGGACACTGATGTTAATCAGCGTGCCCGGCTACTTACTCAAGCCCATAAGAGGTTGAGTGAGTTGCCTGCGGCAATTCTGGAACTAGGTTCTATTTTCGCACGTAATGGTCATGAATTGGCAATGGTAGGTGGTCCTGTTCGCGATGCGCTTCTTGGCCTGCCGATTCATGACTATGATTTCACGACGTCGGCGCGTCCTGATGAGACGGAGCGGTTGTTAGCTTCGTGGGGTGGAGCGCATTGGGATATTGGCCGAGATTTTGGCACGATTGGCGCCTCCCGAGATGGCCTTGTGGTTGAAGTCACAACTTATCGTACAGAGGAGTATGATGCCGGGTCGCGTAAACCAGGTGTTCATTATGGGGACTCTTTAGAAGGCGATGTGACGCGTCGTGATTTTACGGTAAATGCCATGGCTGTTCGGTTGCCGTCATTGGAGCTAGCCGATACGACGGGTGGTTTAGATGACTTGATTGCTGGAGTATTGCGCACCCCGGTTAGTGCCCGTCAGAGTTTCGACGATGATCCCTTGCGTATTATGCGTGCGGCGCGCTTTGCTGCCCAGCTTGGTTTTACGGTTGCTGATGATGTGCGTGCGGCGATGTCAGATATGGCGTCGCGTTTGGAGATTGTTTCAGTTGAACGTATTCAGGCAGAACTTCATCGATTGATTATTTCGCCGTTCCCACGCCAGGGTTTGGAGCTGTTGGTGCAGACCGGGGTGGCTGATGTGGTTTTCCCGGAGTTGGCGAATTTACGCGATACCGTTGATGAGCATGGTCGGCATAAGGATGTTTACACGCACACGCTAACAGTTTTGGATCAGGCGATGGCGTTAGAAACGGATGAAGAAGGACCAGTACCAGCTCCTGATTTTATTTTGCGTTTTGCGGCTATTATGCATGATATTGGCAAGCCAGCTACTCGCCGCTATGAGCCAGATGGCACGGTAACTTTCCATGCGCACGATATTGTGGGCGCACGGATGGCAGCTAAGCGAATGAAGGCTTTGCGTTTTGATAAGGCGACGACGAAGGCAGTTGCTCGGCTCGTTGAGCTTCATTTGCGTTTTCATGGATATGGTGAGCAGCGTTGGTCTGATTCGGCGGTTCGCCGGTATGTGACGGATGCGGGAGATCAGCTTGAACGGTTGAATCGCTTGACACGTGCCGATGTGACGACGGGTAATAAGCGGAAAGCTCGCTGGTTGGCTGCTGGTATGGATGATTTAGAGCAGCGTATTGCTGAGCTTAAAGAGCGTGAAGAAGTTGATGCGATTCGTCCTGATCTTAACGGCCAGCAGATTATGGAGCTTCTGGGCTTGAAACCGGGTCCTGAGGTTGGTCAGGCATATCACTTCTTGTTGGAGTTACGTATGGAGGAAGGCCCGTTGGGACCGCAGGAGGCAACGAAACGTCTGCTTGCCTGGTGGGAAGATACCAATATTGAGGGTAAATGA
- the rpsR gene encoding 30S ribosomal protein S18, whose product MAKPVLRKPKKKSNPLKAAKVAAIDYKDTATLRKFISDRGKIRSRRVTGVSVQEQRQIARAVKNAREMALLPYTSSAR is encoded by the coding sequence ATGGCAAAGCCTGTATTGCGCAAGCCAAAGAAGAAGTCCAATCCGTTGAAGGCAGCGAAGGTCGCCGCTATCGACTACAAGGACACCGCAACCCTACGTAAGTTCATTTCTGATCGTGGCAAGATTCGTTCGCGTCGCGTTACTGGGGTTTCTGTTCAAGAGCAGCGTCAGATCGCTCGTGCAGTAAAGAATGCACGCGAAATGGCTCTTCTCCCATACACGAGCTCAGCTCGCTGA
- the rpsF gene encoding 30S ribosomal protein S6, translated as MRQYEMMIILDPETDERTLQGTLEKLLAVVPSEGGTLDKVDILGKRRLAYPINKKSEGIYVVVYMTATPATAQELDRQLGLNESIMRTKLLRFEPVAVTEA; from the coding sequence ATGCGTCAGTATGAGATGATGATCATTCTCGATCCTGAAACCGATGAGCGTACTCTCCAGGGAACCCTAGAGAAGCTACTCGCCGTCGTCCCATCTGAGGGTGGCACCCTCGATAAGGTGGATATCCTTGGTAAGCGTCGTCTCGCTTACCCGATTAACAAGAAGTCCGAAGGTATTTACGTGGTGGTTTACATGACTGCTACGCCAGCTACTGCTCAGGAACTTGATCGCCAGCTCGGCCTTAATGAGTCGATTATGCGCACCAAGCTTCTTCGCTTTGAGCCAGTTGCTGTTACCGAAGCCTGA
- a CDS encoding DUF6049 family protein, with protein MKNRIIRGTLAVFLSLAPLTAWDTVLTASAQTLPTTFSGQDQDANQAHIVIDSVGEPTLAPGKDLTLNLTITNPGSEPLAINALNIRAQVWPATNPAQVAAWMGGDLYGYQLRHTNTDLVIPAGQSTSQTLTVPRDDISWKNTTYFWGPRGIAVDAITSDGSVLTDRSYLVVTPDTELPRSQFTAVVPVVNNLPASPATPYELITRTLDKTENPASADHTDGEASDPKALLSQWDFPGISLFSDPKISLATPVKNAEIHTLPAYDADLPAFVHANAEDHIANYLSSAKADVWFTEELTDIATLRAVRAAGMSSTIIPDSQLTPIGAQIFTDHAHTSVDIDGNSMPILTANSTLSDAVNGTLTHDEDTITLDRLDRQQVSLALSAILYRQQPHDQRGVVVITKRGMITGADAEQTRQTLTSLTQAPWNEASSVNSLLASRQVDFNYEAMPENQPSPGEFTDEELTHYNETLNKLHHFAAIFPQNDELDTTLANHANAFFSTSWRHTPEARAAYAAALNTIDTSALKVETSSTINLISESSSLPIHVTNTYDYPVNVTVTLTAPDRRLHALEPANATIPAHSTTHVTIPVEAWGSGNLDVDVAITDSSGLTLGKSSTVHVRVRANWENTGTVVVALLIGTLFIFGVIKSIRNGRRSEPVDPQLASHAIHQASATASKPLSQNSE; from the coding sequence ATGAAAAACCGCATCATCAGGGGCACCCTCGCCGTCTTTCTCTCCCTCGCCCCGCTCACCGCATGGGACACGGTCCTCACCGCGAGTGCACAAACACTACCTACCACTTTCAGCGGACAAGACCAAGACGCCAATCAAGCCCATATCGTCATTGACTCAGTTGGCGAACCCACTCTTGCCCCCGGCAAAGATCTCACTTTGAACCTCACCATCACTAACCCTGGCAGCGAACCATTGGCGATCAACGCATTAAATATCCGCGCCCAAGTATGGCCTGCTACCAACCCAGCCCAGGTAGCAGCATGGATGGGTGGAGATCTTTATGGTTACCAGCTACGTCACACCAATACTGACCTGGTTATCCCAGCAGGGCAAAGCACTAGTCAAACATTAACCGTACCTCGTGACGATATTTCGTGGAAGAACACCACCTATTTTTGGGGTCCTCGCGGAATCGCTGTTGACGCAATCACGAGTGATGGTTCTGTTCTCACCGATCGGTCCTACCTCGTCGTCACTCCCGATACTGAGCTACCACGTAGCCAATTCACGGCCGTCGTTCCAGTTGTTAATAACCTACCGGCTTCTCCGGCAACTCCGTACGAGTTAATCACCCGTACGCTGGATAAAACTGAAAATCCAGCGTCCGCCGATCACACGGACGGGGAAGCATCTGACCCTAAGGCCCTTCTGAGCCAATGGGATTTTCCTGGTATCTCACTCTTTAGTGACCCAAAAATCAGCCTTGCTACACCGGTGAAAAACGCCGAAATACATACTTTGCCTGCTTATGACGCCGATTTACCTGCCTTCGTTCATGCCAACGCCGAAGATCACATAGCTAACTATCTCTCTTCGGCGAAAGCTGATGTTTGGTTCACTGAGGAACTTACCGATATCGCTACTCTTCGGGCGGTTCGCGCTGCTGGAATGAGTAGCACTATCATTCCAGATTCTCAGCTCACTCCTATCGGAGCGCAGATCTTTACTGACCACGCACATACCAGTGTTGATATTGACGGTAACTCGATGCCAATACTCACCGCTAACTCCACATTATCGGACGCAGTCAATGGCACACTCACGCACGATGAGGACACAATCACGCTGGACCGTCTCGATCGTCAGCAAGTCTCTCTTGCCCTCTCCGCAATTTTGTACCGCCAACAACCACACGATCAACGCGGCGTCGTCGTCATCACAAAACGAGGAATGATCACTGGTGCTGACGCAGAACAAACCCGGCAAACACTGACCTCACTCACTCAAGCACCTTGGAACGAAGCAAGTAGCGTCAACTCACTTCTCGCCTCACGCCAGGTCGATTTCAACTACGAAGCAATGCCAGAGAACCAGCCTTCACCTGGCGAATTTACCGACGAAGAACTCACGCACTATAACGAAACCCTGAACAAACTTCATCATTTTGCCGCAATATTCCCGCAAAATGATGAACTTGATACCACACTCGCTAACCACGCTAACGCTTTCTTTTCTACCAGTTGGCGTCACACCCCCGAAGCACGTGCCGCCTATGCAGCCGCATTGAATACTATCGATACCAGTGCACTTAAGGTCGAAACGTCATCAACAATTAACCTTATTTCTGAAAGTTCTTCCCTCCCCATTCACGTTACGAACACCTACGACTATCCCGTAAATGTCACGGTCACACTCACAGCACCTGATAGACGACTACACGCACTTGAACCTGCTAACGCCACGATTCCAGCACACAGCACAACTCACGTGACGATACCCGTTGAAGCTTGGGGATCAGGCAATCTTGACGTAGACGTTGCAATAACTGACTCCAGTGGTCTCACGCTTGGAAAATCTTCCACAGTTCATGTACGGGTACGCGCTAACTGGGAAAATACCGGCACAGTTGTTGTTGCTCTCCTTATCGGCACGCTATTCATCTTCGGTGTTATCAAATCTATTCGTAATGGACGACGTTCCGAACCGGTTGATCCACAACTTGCTAGCCACGCCATCCACCAAGCTTCTGCCACTGCTAGCAAGCCACTTTCCCAGAACTCAGAGTAG